A genomic segment from Halorubrum depositum encodes:
- a CDS encoding CARDB domain-containing protein, with product MSTAHRTLTLALLLVAATTLIFTTGAAVIYSNADTVADGDLAVQSVDGPNGQYAYLNDDHEIAIDVSAANPDLPTDFEGLNVGSTGQIAGIFQITYTGEQYAHVWIEYDSENVSFVADGESIEGNESSVTLAPNETVTVGLAFDTRDATVGTRLGADEFSIEAKLAEPDDATEMDTADQQTSADGPTVTTTAPSADSREFTASEIDHGDSVRFRADGMALAGDDVTLEGIDLAGVRNERVELDAAGSPETFEGGSALRTSTTPRSMAYLALDHDFAPGAVDEMTIRFSADPDHLNATGTAPEDVTLYRQTDAGEWEEKPVEVVDGEVVDLSGLPEDRVHFRATTTEFSTFAVAAREPRFDVTEATVVPEAIDPGDEATVRATIENGGGAAGEQVVTLTADGDPVANETAALAPNETATVALGGTFETAGAYELAVDGTPVGTLIVGDPRGNGAGDEAGGSAAAGGFGDAGEPGDGPTEEPGAVDFVDLGGLLVALVVAVTGLALFRRVPRS from the coding sequence ATGTCGACAGCCCACCGTACCCTGACCCTCGCCCTGCTTCTCGTAGCGGCGACCACGTTGATATTCACCACGGGGGCGGCGGTCATCTACAGCAACGCCGACACCGTCGCCGACGGCGACCTCGCGGTCCAGTCGGTTGACGGACCGAACGGGCAGTACGCCTATCTAAATGACGACCACGAGATCGCGATCGACGTCTCGGCGGCGAATCCGGATCTTCCGACCGACTTCGAGGGGCTGAACGTCGGATCGACCGGGCAGATCGCCGGAATATTCCAGATCACGTACACGGGCGAGCAGTACGCGCACGTGTGGATCGAGTACGACAGCGAGAACGTCAGCTTCGTCGCCGACGGCGAGTCGATAGAGGGCAACGAGAGCAGCGTCACGCTCGCGCCGAACGAGACCGTCACGGTTGGCCTCGCGTTCGACACCCGAGACGCGACCGTCGGGACGCGGCTGGGCGCCGACGAGTTCTCGATCGAGGCGAAGCTCGCGGAGCCCGACGATGCGACGGAGATGGATACGGCGGACCAGCAGACCAGCGCCGACGGCCCGACCGTGACGACCACGGCCCCGAGCGCAGACAGCCGCGAGTTCACCGCGAGCGAGATCGACCACGGGGACTCAGTGCGGTTCCGGGCCGACGGGATGGCGCTCGCCGGCGACGACGTCACCCTGGAGGGGATCGACCTGGCGGGCGTCCGGAACGAACGCGTCGAGCTCGACGCGGCGGGGAGCCCGGAAACCTTCGAGGGCGGGAGCGCGTTGAGGACGTCGACGACGCCGCGCTCGATGGCCTACCTCGCGCTCGACCACGACTTCGCGCCCGGCGCGGTCGACGAGATGACGATCCGGTTCAGCGCGGACCCGGACCACCTGAATGCGACCGGGACCGCTCCCGAGGACGTGACGCTCTACCGGCAGACGGACGCGGGCGAGTGGGAGGAGAAGCCGGTCGAGGTCGTCGACGGGGAGGTCGTCGATCTCTCGGGACTCCCCGAGGACCGCGTTCACTTCCGCGCGACGACGACGGAGTTCTCGACGTTCGCGGTCGCGGCGCGCGAGCCTCGGTTCGACGTCACCGAGGCGACGGTCGTGCCCGAGGCGATCGATCCCGGCGACGAGGCGACGGTGCGAGCGACGATCGAGAACGGCGGCGGCGCGGCGGGTGAGCAGGTGGTGACGCTGACCGCCGACGGCGACCCGGTCGCGAACGAGACCGCCGCGCTCGCGCCGAACGAGACGGCGACGGTCGCGCTCGGCGGGACCTTCGAGACCGCCGGCGCGTACGAGCTCGCGGTCGACGGGACGCCGGTCGGCACCCTGATCGTCGGCGACCCGAGGGGGAACGGCGCTGGCGACGAGGCGGGAGGGTCCGCGGCGGCGGGCGGGTTCGGTGACGCCGGTGAGCCGGGCGACGGTCCCACGGAGGAGCCCGGCGCCGTCGACTTCGTCGACCTCGGCGGGCTGCTCGTCGCCCTCGTCGTCGCGGTGACCGGGCTCGCGCTGTTCCGCCGGGTGCCCCGGTCGTGA
- a CDS encoding DUF7344 domain-containing protein — MASAQQIDGGGAEPTTEVSEDELFDVLANQRRWFAVHLLKREEEDRVAIGEMAEQIAAWENGIETTEITGNERKRVYTALQQSHLPKMDDAGVVDFNKARGVIEPTPALQNVDLYMDVVEGKEIPWSTYYLGLSGVAVALTGAVWLDAWPFVLLPDMAWMIAIVVAFAFSAITHKYYTAEMKVGEPDEPPELT; from the coding sequence ATGGCGTCGGCACAGCAGATCGACGGGGGAGGGGCCGAACCGACGACGGAGGTGTCCGAGGACGAGCTGTTCGACGTCCTGGCGAATCAGCGTCGGTGGTTCGCGGTACACCTGCTGAAACGAGAGGAGGAGGACCGGGTCGCGATCGGCGAGATGGCCGAGCAGATAGCGGCCTGGGAGAACGGGATCGAGACGACGGAGATCACGGGCAACGAGCGCAAGCGCGTCTACACCGCGCTCCAGCAGTCGCACCTGCCGAAGATGGACGACGCGGGCGTCGTCGACTTCAACAAGGCCCGCGGCGTCATCGAGCCGACGCCCGCGCTGCAGAACGTCGACCTCTACATGGACGTCGTCGAAGGGAAGGAGATCCCCTGGAGCACCTACTATCTGGGGCTGTCGGGCGTCGCCGTCGCGCTCACCGGCGCGGTGTGGCTCGACGCGTGGCCGTTCGTCCTCCTGCCCGACATGGCGTGGATGATCGCCATCGTCGTGGCGTTCGCGTTCTCCGCCATCACGCACAAGTACTACACCGCGGAGATGAAAGTCGGCGAACCTGACGAACCCCCCGAACTGACGTAG
- a CDS encoding DUF7550 family protein: MDDHSHEPDPDERVTSPMQEFGSREVGIGAAITLVGLLIAYVIPFLFSF; this comes from the coding sequence ATGGACGACCACTCTCACGAACCCGATCCGGACGAACGCGTGACTTCCCCGATGCAGGAGTTCGGCAGCCGCGAGGTCGGCATCGGCGCAGCCATCACTCTCGTCGGCCTGCTGATCGCGTACGTCATCCCCTTCCTGTTCAGCTTCTGA
- a CDS encoding ABC transporter ATP-binding protein, which yields MAQTQSVGTKRSSATESESPADPSPDPVLSLSDVTKEFGPETAVDGVSLDVEPGELLTFLGPSGCGKTTTLRTIAGLEEPTEGRIRLGDEVVAGDGALVPPEGRDVGIVFQNFALFPHLTVRENIAFGLSDADAAATETRVDELLDLVDMPEHGAKTPDQLSGGQKQRVALARSLAPEPEVLLLDEPFSNLDVRLRVEMREEVRRILKEAGVTAVSVTHDQEEALSISDRVAVMNDGRIEQVGRPEQVFERPESKFVASFLGRASFLEGELRDGKVETGIGRFDAVTLEGYDTVYDGAPVDVLVRPDDLRATPASPELADGVIVSRQYVGPSFVYRVELESGDVVHCLHNHVEEFDLDEPVSLELTADHPLAWYPR from the coding sequence ATGGCTCAGACACAATCAGTCGGAACGAAGCGGTCGAGCGCGACAGAGAGCGAGTCCCCCGCGGACCCGTCGCCCGACCCGGTGTTGTCGCTGTCGGACGTGACCAAGGAGTTCGGCCCCGAGACGGCCGTCGACGGCGTCTCGCTCGACGTCGAGCCCGGTGAGCTGCTCACCTTCCTCGGTCCCTCGGGCTGCGGGAAGACGACGACGCTCCGCACCATCGCGGGGTTAGAGGAGCCGACGGAGGGACGTATCCGCCTCGGCGACGAGGTCGTCGCCGGCGACGGGGCGCTCGTCCCGCCCGAGGGGCGCGACGTCGGAATCGTCTTCCAGAACTTCGCGCTGTTCCCGCACCTCACCGTCCGCGAGAACATCGCGTTCGGGCTCTCCGACGCCGACGCGGCGGCGACCGAGACGCGCGTCGACGAGCTGCTCGACCTCGTCGACATGCCGGAGCACGGCGCGAAGACGCCCGACCAGCTCTCCGGCGGGCAGAAGCAGCGCGTCGCGCTCGCCCGGTCGCTCGCCCCGGAGCCCGAGGTGCTCCTCCTCGACGAGCCGTTCTCGAACCTCGACGTCCGGCTCCGCGTCGAGATGCGCGAGGAGGTCCGCCGCATCCTGAAGGAGGCCGGCGTCACCGCCGTCTCCGTCACCCACGATCAGGAGGAGGCGCTCTCCATCTCCGACCGCGTCGCCGTGATGAACGACGGCCGTATCGAGCAGGTGGGCCGCCCCGAGCAGGTGTTCGAGCGCCCCGAGTCGAAGTTCGTCGCCTCCTTCCTCGGACGGGCGTCGTTCCTGGAGGGGGAGCTCCGCGACGGGAAGGTCGAGACCGGGATCGGCCGGTTCGACGCCGTCACGCTGGAGGGGTACGACACCGTCTACGACGGCGCGCCGGTCGACGTGCTCGTGCGCCCGGACGACCTCCGGGCGACGCCCGCGAGCCCCGAGCTGGCCGACGGGGTCATCGTCTCGCGGCAGTACGTCGGCCCCTCCTTCGTCTACCGGGTCGAGCTGGAGTCCGGTGACGTGGTCCACTGCCTCCACAACCACGTCGAGGAGTTCGACCTCGACGAGCCGGTCAGCTTAGAACTCACCGCCGACCACCCGCTGGCGTGGTACCCGCGGTAG